A stretch of the Bacteroidia bacterium genome encodes the following:
- the cheB gene encoding chemotaxis-specific protein-glutamate methyltransferase CheB: MKKIKLLLADDSGLMRLIVQDMLTQESALEVIATAENGLEALEKTQIFEPDVVLLDLVMKDYDGIFATKKIMQLCPTPIILLTSLENDHEMVFDALNAGAFDIVSKPKGAFHSKVREIKEELLQKIKIAFENKSNLKTISPDTLQNQNPHTFNTNLTYQIIVIGASTGGTTAIEHILKKMPQNLPIPIVIVQHIPAEFGKSFAKRLNQEMPFEVKIAQENEKLQAGIVYIVPSDCNMQISQNGKKIYFFEKNNQLFKEYNFPSIDSMMLSIAKVFGNKAIGIILTGMGKDGAMGMQAIHRAGGLTIAQSENTCVVFGMPKAAIELQAVQYILPLDEISQFVTMALD; encoded by the coding sequence ATGAAAAAAATAAAACTCCTTTTGGCTGACGATTCAGGTCTAATGCGGCTTATTGTCCAAGATATGCTTACCCAAGAATCAGCCCTGGAAGTGATAGCTACTGCTGAAAATGGTTTGGAAGCTTTAGAGAAAACCCAAATCTTTGAGCCTGACGTAGTACTATTAGACCTTGTAATGAAAGATTATGACGGAATTTTTGCTACCAAAAAAATTATGCAACTATGCCCCACGCCAATTATTTTGCTTACTTCCTTAGAAAATGACCATGAAATGGTATTTGATGCCCTCAATGCAGGAGCTTTTGATATAGTGAGCAAACCCAAAGGGGCATTTCATTCAAAGGTGAGAGAGATTAAAGAGGAATTATTACAAAAAATTAAAATTGCCTTTGAAAACAAATCTAACCTAAAAACTATTAGCCCAGACACACTGCAAAACCAAAATCCGCATACGTTTAATACAAATCTTACCTACCAGATTATAGTTATAGGGGCTTCTACAGGTGGTACGACTGCCATAGAACACATCCTGAAAAAGATGCCTCAAAATTTGCCTATTCCTATCGTAATTGTTCAGCATATTCCTGCTGAATTTGGAAAATCCTTTGCTAAACGCTTAAACCAAGAAATGCCTTTTGAAGTAAAAATTGCTCAAGAAAATGAAAAATTACAAGCAGGTATAGTGTATATTGTACCTTCGGATTGTAATATGCAAATAAGCCAAAATGGGAAAAAAATCTACTTTTTTGAGAAAAATAATCAACTTTTTAAGGAATACAACTTTCCTTCTATAGATAGTATGATGTTGAGCATAGCTAAAGTTTTTGGAAATAAAGCCATAGGCATCATTCTTACGGGTATGGGTAAAGATGGAGCTATGGGCATGCAAGCTATTCACCGAGCAGGAGGGCTAACCATCGCCCAAAGCGAAAATACCTGTGTGGTATTTGGCATGCCAAAAGCTGCTATTGAACTGCAAGCCGTACAGTACATTCTTCCTCTTGATGAAATTAGCCAATTTGTAACCATGGCATTAGATTGA